A window from Saprospiraceae bacterium encodes these proteins:
- the pcaF gene encoding 3-oxoadipyl-CoA thiolase: MQTSYIIGGVRTPIGRLRGALSSVRADDLAAIPLKTLLERYPSLDPALIDDVILGCANQAGEDNRNVARMALLLAGLPYTCPGETVNRLCASGMSAVVQAHRAIVCGDAQLVIAGGVEHMTRAPLVMSKSGIPYGGHQELFDSSFGWRFVNPQMHAMYGTDAMGVTAENLAARYGISRNDQDIFALWSQKKAAEALASGIYADEIVPVSIKEGKQSRIFKDDEYIKPETTLEALSALSPAFLRDGSVTAGNASGINDGAAALLLASEDGLLHHNLAPLARIVSSAIAGVEPSVMGIGPVEASNKVLKKAGLTMDQMDIIEINEAFAVQVLACLRALHVADDDQRVNPNGGAIALGHPLGMTGARIILTAALQLKRKNLRYALVTMCVGVGQGYAVILEKV, translated from the coding sequence ATGCAAACATCTTACATCATCGGCGGAGTACGAACTCCGATAGGAAGACTCCGTGGCGCATTATCATCCGTGCGTGCTGATGATTTGGCAGCCATTCCATTGAAAACTTTATTGGAGAGATACCCATCACTTGACCCTGCTTTGATAGATGATGTCATATTAGGGTGTGCCAATCAGGCTGGTGAAGACAATAGAAACGTGGCTCGTATGGCACTCTTGCTTGCCGGATTGCCATATACTTGTCCTGGTGAGACAGTCAACAGATTGTGTGCTTCAGGGATGTCGGCAGTGGTACAGGCACACCGAGCTATCGTATGTGGAGATGCTCAGTTAGTGATAGCAGGGGGCGTAGAGCACATGACTAGGGCTCCTTTGGTCATGTCTAAATCCGGGATACCATATGGTGGTCATCAAGAACTGTTTGACAGCAGTTTTGGCTGGAGGTTTGTAAATCCCCAAATGCACGCTATGTACGGTACTGATGCCATGGGAGTGACGGCTGAAAATCTTGCTGCCAGATATGGGATTAGTCGCAACGATCAGGACATATTTGCACTTTGGTCTCAGAAGAAGGCTGCTGAAGCTCTTGCAAGTGGCATATATGCAGATGAAATCGTTCCGGTGAGCATTAAAGAAGGCAAACAAAGCCGGATTTTCAAGGATGATGAGTATATAAAACCTGAAACGACATTAGAAGCACTATCAGCATTAAGTCCGGCATTCCTCAGGGATGGAAGTGTCACAGCAGGAAATGCATCTGGCATCAATGACGGAGCTGCAGCACTCCTATTGGCATCTGAAGATGGATTATTGCACCACAACCTGGCACCATTGGCAAGAATTGTGAGCTCAGCAATTGCAGGTGTTGAACCCTCAGTCATGGGCATCGGCCCTGTGGAAGCCAGCAATAAGGTCCTTAAAAAAGCTGGCCTCACCATGGACCAGATGGATATCATTGAGATCAATGAAGCGTTTGCGGTTCAGGTATTGGCATGTCTTAGAGCCTTGCACGTTGCTGACGACGATCAGAGAGTCAACCCTAACGGTGGCGCTATCGCACTGGGGCATCCATTAGGTATGACTGGGGCGAGGATCATACTTACTGCTGCACTGCAGTTGAAAAGAAAAAATTTGCGATACGCCCTTGTCACCATGTGTGTGGGAGTAGGTCAGGGATATGCTGTCATTTTGGAGAAAGTATAA